TGAACTGGTGCAGAGCCATGGTATTCCCTCTGAAGATATCATCTACGGTGGTGTTTGCAAACAAGTCTCTCAGATTAAATATGCTGCTAAGAACGGCATTGACCTTCTGGTGTGTGATAATGAAGCGGAGCTACGCAAGATTTCTCGCTGCCACCCCAATGCCAAGTAAGTGTTTTGTATTAGTATTATCAAATCAAGCTGTAAAGATATTCTTGGCAGCAGAATATTTCTGATTTAGTGCTTGCCTTTTGATGTAACTCACTGGATTACTTTCAGAAGAGTTAACAAGGTtctttatttcctgtgtgtttattcaggctgctgctgcaggtgtcAACAGAGGCATCTAGCCCAGATGATGAGATAAGCATGACATTTGGATGTTCCCTTAAGGACTGCAGGCATCTGTTGGAGAGTGCTAAGGAACTGGGTGTGCAGGTAGTAGGGGTCAGGTGAGGCCTGCAGAAATGTATTGTCACTGGTTATAAAGCAGTTTGAAGAAATGCAAGTACAGATTGCGTACAAAGACTGCTGCTTAAAATTAACCTACAAACCTACTGCAGGATAAAATTTAACTTGTTGTTAAGGTGACAAAATGACCATTAAACCctcaccccaccaccccacaGGTGTCACATTTCCAGCTCCTGTGAAGATGACCAGGTGTATGTTCATGCCATCTCTGATGCCCGCTGTGTCTTTGATATGGCAGTAAGTGATCTTAAATATTGTTATGTAGCTTGTTGCACTGTTGAGTTTAGTGACTACCATTTCCATTACCTTCTGTCACACACTGTCGACTTTTGGACGCTCGTGATTGTTTTTAGTGTCTTGGTTACACATTTACAAACCTGCATCTGTCTCAGGAGGAAATTGGCTTCAACATGAAAATCCTGGACATTGGAGGCGGCTTCAGTGGCTCTGAGACCCAGCCTGGAACTTGTTAGTATATTTCTGTCTGCTGAATTACATTCTCTTGAAACTATGGGGAGACAGTTTTCAAAATGTACCttgttatatattttacatcatGCTGCCCAGTCTGATTTAAACCAATCTTCCAAGGTTGCTGTGGGTTTATATTGTGTTAAATGTGAATTTTGAAGGCCTGCCCATTTtgcttcagattttttttaccactgTCACCTTTTGCAGATTAATAGTGCAGTCATGTCTATGATGGACCTATACTTCCCTCTTTCTACTGGGGTTTCCATCATTGCGGAACCTGGCAGCTTCTTTGTGTCCTCTGCTTTCACCCCTGGCTGTTAACGTCATTTCCAAGGAGGTGGTGGCACGAGATCACCAGGACCAGGCACATGGTCAGTGGCCTCATATTCCCTTTCAAAGGCTGATTTGCTGACAAGCAATGAGGAATATGACTCAACTGCTGAGCCAAAGAGAACTACACAAATGTCATAaaactgtttgaaaatgaaTCTATCTAATTATCTCTCTGAACAGATGATCCATCTCCCAATGATGAGCCAGAGTTTCAGTACTACATGAATGAGGGAGTGTATGGATCATTTGCCAGCAAACTCTCTGAAACACTGATTGCTGCTCCATCTGTTCACAAGGTAAGTCTCAAAAATTCTCTGGGCACAATGCATCGTGATTCTGAAAACATGACAATACCCATCATAatgctgaaataaatgaattgtgatgtgactgatgaagtgagCGCTGTGTCCTGAAGTAATCCTTTATACTTCTGTGAGTGACTAATCAGCTGTTTTAGTGACTGTAGCGAGTTGAATCACTCTCTAACTCTTATTCCTCTTGCATAATAATTTTCTTTGACAGCCAATTTTTTTCAGGGCTCATCATATGTAACAGCTTTAAttgttggctgttttttttccgacatttcatttctgcagtaaagacatTAGGAGACATTGTGAAATTGTTTTTACTTgtcatgaatttatttcctctgtgggaGCAGAACATGTTCCAACAGCTTCAGAAACTCCTTTtcaggttaaactgaactaaGCAAACACTTTTAAGGCTGATAAAACTCTGGAATACTCAATATACACAGACTGATAGCACTTGCTAGCCTAGTGACATAAGAAGGCTACAAACAATCCAAAACCACCACTCTAAAAGACCATAGTTACACTAGTACCCGCTCCATTCaaaatcattcaaaatgaatggaaatgtaatTGTATAGTCCTAAGATGTAAGAAAACCCACATATTTAAACCTAAGTTTCAGGGGAAAAAGTATTTCCTTATATTTTGGTTAATAAAgtaccgtaatttccagactataagccgctactttttcacacgctttgaaacttactaatttatagatttttacgggctaacgagcttcatgccgcaaaaacatttagacacctgtggcttatagacaagtgcagcctgtatatgtactttttttttttctttttaaatttagtgggtgcggcttatagtcaggtgcACTCAATAGTCCAGAAAGTATGGTATCCTTTCTTTGGCACTGTAACCAGACATTTTAACCTTAGTTCACAATAAAGAAAACACTATATAAAACTGGAGTTTACACTAAGAAGGTATAAATAAACTCAAAGgtcttagtttgttttcattctttcattatacatatatatagcCTTAGATGTGTCGAACCATGAGCCCTGTATCATGTATTGAACGGAATCATGAGTTGATTGAATTGTTACTCACCTAGATGTAATGATAACTTATCTATTcattcaaactttatttatacaggaTGATCCAATAAGAGTTGTTTACTCTCACAACTTACCTTAGTTTAATGAAAAGGATTGTTGTGATA
The window above is part of the Lates calcarifer isolate ASB-BC8 linkage group LG15, TLL_Latcal_v3, whole genome shotgun sequence genome. Proteins encoded here:
- the LOC108890675 gene encoding LOW QUALITY PROTEIN: antizyme inhibitor 1-like (The sequence of the model RefSeq protein was modified relative to this genomic sequence to represent the inferred CDS: inserted 1 base in 1 codon; deleted 2 bases in 2 codons), whose protein sequence is MKGIADEPQYSVGLLEGGTALCDVIDNHIYEQTLSEKNAFFVADLGVIMRQHVRWRTHMAHIRPYYTVRCNSSPAVIEVLAALGTGFICTNKSELELVQSHGIPSEDIIYGGVCKQVSQIKYAAKNGIDLLVCDNEAELRKISRCHPNAKLLLQVSTEASSPDDEISMTFGCSLKDCRHLLESAKELGVQVVGVRCHISSSCEDDQVYVHAISDARCVFDMAEEIGFNMKILDIGGGFSGSETQLELINSAVMSMMDLYFPLSTGVSIIAEPGSFFVSSAFTLAVNVISKEVVARDHQDQAHDDPSPNDEPEFQYYMNEGVYGSFASKLSETLIAAPSVHKNTSQDAPVFSSSLWXPSGDDLDQVVEHCLLPELNIGDWLMFTHAGAYSLGQPLSTTTDSSPPPVYYVISSRDW